DNA from Methanofollis sp.:
GCGAGATCCTGCTGCAGGATCGCATAGACCTGTTCGAGGTCCAGGTCCCAGTATATATGGACCAGGACATTGCGGAACCCTGCCAGAGCCGAGAGATCGCGGGTAAGCGGTTCGGGGAGGATCCCGTTCTCGCCGAGGATCTCAAAAGTTTCCCGGTAACTCGCAGGCCTCCGGAGGTGCTCTTCCGCGATCAGGTCGGTCGAGATATCGATCGCAGACTGGATGCCGACCATCATGGCATGAAAAACCATATTCCTGGTATCCCGATCTGAAAAGAACCGTTCTCGGGGGATGCGTTGATACCTCCCCCAGTCTTCCAGCGCGTCCTGCAATTCCCGCATGTGACGAAGAATTCTCATCTGTTCACCGGTGCAAGGAGCGCCCTGTCCATCCTGTCATAGAGAGGCTTGAGGTCGAGGTACTTCGCCAGGACTTCAGCCTCAAATGCAATCCGGAGGCTCTCATCCCGGGCAAAGACGACCCTTCCCGTCTTCACCACTTCGTACTGGAACTCCACGGGCGCAGTATTGAGAATCCGAAGATCGACCTCGTACCTCGGCGTGATGCATCGCTCCAGGTCGGACGCGATCTCCATGGTATACCTGAAGAGTTCGTACGGCTTTCTTTCCCCGGAAACGATCAGACCTATATCAATGTCATGAAAGTCGCTTCGCACGAGGAACGAGCCGTAGAGGTAGCCAAGCAGCAGATCCTCGACGCCTGACAGGCACCGGCCGATCTCTTTGACAATTCGCTCGCGGTCCGGATCGTTCATATCCCGCTCCTTTTCCCCCGCCAGGGAGTCACCGGGAGACATGGCGGCTTCACCTGAG
Protein-coding regions in this window:
- a CDS encoding DUF86 domain-containing protein, which gives rise to MRILRHMRELQDALEDWGRYQRIPRERFFSDRDTRNMVFHAMMVGIQSAIDISTDLIAEEHLRRPASYRETFEILGENGILPEPLTRDLSALAGFRNVLVHIYWDLDLEQVYAILQQDLAVLTAFLDAIQVHLRERDAADP
- a CDS encoding nucleotidyltransferase domain-containing protein — encoded protein: MNDPDRERIVKEIGRCLSGVEDLLLGYLYGSFLVRSDFHDIDIGLIVSGERKPYELFRYTMEIASDLERCITPRYEVDLRILNTAPVEFQYEVVKTGRVVFARDESLRIAFEAEVLAKYLDLKPLYDRMDRALLAPVNR